In Stigmatopora nigra isolate UIUO_SnigA chromosome 11, RoL_Snig_1.1, whole genome shotgun sequence, the following proteins share a genomic window:
- the LOC144204314 gene encoding alsin-like: MENKEQSLAEERAATPPNHGLLYLWKSGAPNEPLSPERVLLSQCVLQVALGEHHGLLLAQGGLVYSFGELLWRGLSVPPAAPFLEVSLRGTTVVHVACGGFHCGAVSEQGIVYMWGENTAGQCGPNEADEDSNLTVAEPSPLPVVDGEVVPPVNVRIVDLACGREHSLALSSQNELWAWGSGCQLGLVTSNFPVWKPQKVEHLAGRHVIQIACGAYHSLALVHCLHPQDNGTPQSLTSRPSMRIEPFSADDSHYCPLGVELTESMNAKTSAKRRSRQRMRPAGSSNGSEADLCPHSCSISGNKENVLLAGIEPDEHADPLTQTDNCTPSYPLPALTDKKKPDLPNELELHNLLQKLSGHSLAMQHSSRLGDADSLSSHTSDDSYVSSTTSNEPLDPSCENELSFSDIVQSSSIMTPEEVSPWKKKILQVHKSISLTDINLRGKNENRRHSLPDSPIRATPRRQQHCGITQTSFAEEGFPSLETEVWSWGRGSEGQLGHGDQLARLQPLCIKSLTGEEVIKVSAGSHHSLALTAQCQVYSWGSNMCGQLGHVNSPVTVPQQTKLSEGLRAWDVSAGQSHSLLLADGDSDQPVLLYCGKQPEPNLKPSETSNQNVRSCQQSPNRAESYTVRPQLIPFSIEMGYINSVCSGGHRCALLTNHISGHISALHNLASLERKFFYWLNSLRKLLLMPLFVKENARPSLGDPCTHLFFSVYKYFIRLCNLIGQHSTSLTHFLHTGLRWNVTSLHLITHIQHFLDIFTEYCNTLGDFQVMGGFQLLHKLSRERLGSKQSKLAKLPQLDPSVSGDVDLGFLLYWPMQQLQQYSGALLKLEACYDVLTTEYQSLHQSCMQYEQLSATLLRRKKEAEATLLFWKTHSGKNTEGLRLPQRRVLCESSNKTLTLQGAGRFSNHWFILFNDALVHVQFSTHHLYPVNLLWVKPLPDNDTGSYAIKMSCPEETFILVASTPQEKNKWLHFLNQEVDRVLSGGGQGSSPGITAMSRTASYTFTAEGRFKDAQYTGSWLAGRVHGSGTLRWPDGRTYTGNFNNGLEDGYGECMIPDKLLNKAGCYQGHWRHGKIHGFGIYRYATGEVYEGCFNEGQRHGYGMLRSGKKDKNSSNVFIGQWFCDKRAGYGVCDDITRGEKYMGMWLDDERHGNAVVVTQYGVYYEGNFRENKMSGPGLLVSDDDTAFHGELSEDWTINGKGILSLANGDTIDGHFSGEWGGCLKLDGIYTRLTGDEMDDKERKNFFKLGQYVVAAEDRWNCVFDECWRRLGCEVAGRGEQTTAWENIAISIASARRHSPDLSRSQSKVLECLECIPHHADSVTSTSYDNIRKYLTKACETPIHPLGWLVETLVTVYRMTYLGVESNHRLLREAVKEIHAYIHHLYSIVRFLFSGLPGDGSILPDTPVSPCRIRYSSYSDEPSFVSVVSSSALLLPLLLPQLYQPLFMLYCLHDEQQETQYWERILRLNKQPDQALLSFLGVREKFWPMWMSVLGEKKQIVSTSKDVTFGGAVETLQQISTTFTPSDKLLVLQNTFEELTQEIKPTQDGDFLWCMDDLLPLFLYIVLRARIRNLGAEVSLIEDFMDPNVQHGELGLMFTTLKACYMQIQLESMT, translated from the exons ATGGAAAACAAAGAGCAGAG CCTTGCAGAAGAACGGGCCGCCACGCCTCCCAATCATGGACTGCTCTACCTTTGGAAGTCAGGGGCACCAAATGAGCCACTAAGCCCAGAAAGAGTGCTTCTGTCTCAGTGTGTCCTGCAGGTGGCTCTGGGAGAACATCATGGCCTCCTGCTGGCACAAG GTGGTCTTGTGTATTCTTTTGGAGAGTTACTTTGGAGGGGGCTTAGTGTACCGCCTGCAGCGCCATTTTTGGAGGTTTCCCTTCGTGGGACAACTGTGGTCCATGTGGCTTGTGGTGGTTTTCATTGTGGAGCCGTAAGCGAGCAGGGCATCGTTTACATGTGGGGGGAGAACACTGCTGGACAGTGTGGGCCAAATGAGGCCGACGAGGACTCAAACTTGACCG TTGCAGAACCCAGCCCACTTCCTGTGGTGGACGGCGAGGTGGTTCCTCCCGTCAATGTTCGAATTGTTGATCTAGCCTGTGGAAGGGAGCACAGTCTGGCGTTGTCATCTCAGAATGAGCTCTGGGCTTGGGGAAGTGGATGCCAGCTCGGACTTGTTACTAGCAACTTTCCTGTTTGGAAACCTCAAAAG gtGGAACACTTAGCAGGGAGGCATGTGATTCAG ATTGCTTGTGGGGCCTACCACAGCCTCGCCTTAGTCCATTGTTTACATCCACAAGACAACGGTACTCCTCAATCGTTAACGAGTCGGCCATCGATGAGAATCGAGCCTTTTTCTGCTGATGACTCACACTACTGTCCACTTGGAGTGGAACTTACAGAGAGCATGAATGCAAAG ACTTCAGCCAAGAGACGCTCCAGACAAAGAATGAGGCCAGCTGGCAGCAGTAATGGATCCGAAGCGGATCTGTGCCCACACTCCTGCAGCATATCTGGCAATAAAGA GAATGTTCTTCTGGCTGGCATTGAGCCTGATGAACACGCTGACCCTCTAACCCAGACGGACAACTGCACTCCATCGTACCCACTGCCAGCCTTGACAGATAAAAAGAAACCTGATTTGCCTAATGAGCTAGAGCTTCACAACCTCCTCCAGAAACTCTCTGGTCACTCATTAGCGATGCAACATAGCAGCAGGCTCGGAGATGCAGACTCGCTAAGCAGTCACACCTCAG atGACAGCTATGTTTCTTCAACTACTTCTAATGAACCACTTGATCCCAGTTGTGAAAATGAATTGTCATTTAG TGACATAGTCCAGTCCTCTTCCATAATGACCCCGGAAGAGGTTTcaccatggaagaaaaaaatactgcaagtgCACAAGAGTATTAGTCTTACAGACATAAACctgagggggaaaaatgaaaacagGAGACACTCCCTACCCGATTCCCCCATTCGTG CAACTCCAAGGCGACAACAACATTGTGGAATCACGCAAACCTCTTTTGCAGAAGAGGGCTTTCCATCCTTGGAGACAGAGGTGTGGAGCTGGGGCCGAGGGTCTGAGGGACAACTGGGACACGGAGATCAGCTGGCCAG ACTTCAGCCTCTTTGTATTAAGTCTTTGACAGGCGAGGAAGTGATCAAAGTCTCTGCAGGATCACACCATTCGCTAGCTCTCACCGCTCAGTGCCAG GTCTACTCATGGGGAAGCAATATGTGTGGACAACTTGGTCATGTCAATAGCCCTGTTACTGTCCCACAACAAACTAAG TTATCTGAGGGTCTTCGGGCTTGGGATGTATCAGCAGGCCAGAGCCACTCCCTCCTATTGGCAGATGGAGACAGTGACCAGCCCGTTTTGCTATACTGTGGAAAGCAGCCTGAACCCAATTTGAAACCGAGCGAGACATCCAACCAGAACGTCAGATCGTGTCAGCAATCACCAAACAGGGCTGAAAGTTACACAGTCAGACCCCAACTGATACCTTTTAGCATTGAG ATGGGTTACATCAATAGCGTGTGCAGTGGCGGTCACAGGTGTGCACTGCTGACCAATCACATTAGTGGTCACATTTCGGCCCTCCACAATTTGGCTTCACTTGAGAGGAAGTTTTTCTACTGGTTGAACAGCTTAAGAAAACTGCTCCTAATGCCCCTTTTTGTCAAAG AGAATGCACGTCCTTCTCTTGGCGACCCCTGCACGCATCTCTTCTTCTCtgtgtataaatattttattcgcCTGTGCAACCTCATTGGTCAACATTCGACGTCGCTCACCCATTTCCTGCACACTGGGCTACGTTGGAATGTCACGTCACTTCACCTGATTACACACATTCAGCATTTTCTGGACATCTTTACTGA ATATTGCAACACTTTAGGAGACTTTCAAGTCATGGGTGGGTTTCAGTTGCTTCATAAACTTTCACG TGAGCGTTTAGGTTCGAAACAAAGCAAACTTGCTAAACTTCCTCAACTGGACCCATCAGTCAGTGGTGAtgttgatctgggtttcttATTGTACTGGCCTATGCAGCAATTGCAGCAGTACAGTGGAGCACTACTTAAACTGGAAGCCTGTTATGACGTG CTTACAACAGAGTATCAGTCCCTTCATCAGAGCTGTATGCAGTATGAACAGCTTTCTGCAACACTGCTGAGGAGAAAAAAGGAAGCTGAAGCCACTCTCCTCTTTTGGAAGACTCATTCTGGGAAGAACACT GAGGGTCTGCGTCTCCCACAGCGACGAGTCTTATGTGAAAGCAGCAACAAAACCCTCACTTTACAGGGCGCTGGCCGCTTCTCCAACCACTGGTTCATCCTGTTCAATGATGCGCTGGTTCACGTGCAG TTCTCCACTCATCACCTCTACCCTGTTAACCTTTTGTGGGTGAAGCCACTTCCTGATAATGACACTGGAAG CTATGCCATCAAAATGTCATGTCCAGAAGAGACATTCATACTTGTGGCTTCAACTCCACAAGAGAAG AACAAGTGGCTGCATTTTCTCAATCAAGAGGTGGACCGGGTGCTGAGTGGTGGAGGTCAGGGGTCATCGCCAGGAATAACAGCTATGTCTCGCACGGCGTCTTATACTTTCACGGCAGAGGGTCGATTCAAAGATGCGCAGTATACTGGAAGCTGGCTGGCTGGACGAGTTCATGGCAG TGGAACACTGAGATGGCCAGATGGACGTACCTACACTGGGAATTTTAATAATGGACTGGAGGATGG CTATGGAGAATGTATGATACCTGACAAACTGCTGAATAAAGCAGGTTGCTACCagggacactggagacatggcAAGATACACGGCTTTGGCATATATAG GTATGCTACTGGTGAGGTATATGAGGGCTGTTTCAATGAAGGCCAGCGCCACGGCTATGGCATGCTGCGCTCTGGGAAAAAGGACAAGAATTCTTCAAACGTCTTCATTGGCCAGTGGTTCTGCGATAAGAGGGCTGGATATGGCGTCTGTGATGACATCACCAG GGGTGAAAAGTACATGGGAATGTGGCTGGATGATGAGAGGCACGGGAATGCTGTGGTCGTCACTCAGTACGGCGTGTACTACGAAGGCAATTTCCGGGAAAACAAGATGAGT GGCCCTGGTTTGTTGGTATCAGATGATGACACAGCCTTCCACGGAGAGCTTTCTGAAGACTGGACTATCAACGGGAAG GGTATTTTGTCTCTAGCAAATGGGGACACTATAGATGGCCACTTCAGTGGGGAGTGGGGCGGATGCCTGAAATTGGATGGAATTTACACCAGACTGACTGGTGATGAAATGGATGACAAGGAGAGAAAGAACTTTTT CAAGTTGGGTCAATACGTGGTGGCCGCAGAAGACAGGTGGAATTGTGTTTTTGACGAATGCTGGCGGCGACTGGGTTGCGAGGTCGCCGGCAGAGGAGAGCAGACTACAGCCTGGGAGAACATTGCAATTTCCATTGCAAGCGCACGTCGACACAG CCCAGACCTCAGCCGGTCTCAGAGCAAAGTTCTTGAGTGCTTGGAGTGTATTCCTCATCACGCGGATTCAGTCACGAGTACAAGTTATGACAACATACGAAAATATCTCACCAAG GCATGCGAGACCCCAATCCACCCTCTAGGTTGGCTGGTGGAGACTCTGGTGACCGTCTATAGGATGACCTACTTGGGTGTGGAGTCAAATCATAGACTGCTTAGGGAGGCTGTGAAGGAGATCCATGCTTACATCCATCACCTCTACTCTATTGTCAG GTTCCTTTTTTCTGGTTTGCCAGGTGATGGCAGCATCTTACCAGATACTCCTGTTTCTCCATGTAGAATCAGATATAGCTCCTATTCTGATGAGCCAAG CTTTGTCTCAGTTGTAAGCAGCTCTGCTTTGCTTCTCCCACTTCTGCTCCCTCAACTTTATCAACCTCTGTTCATGTTGTACTGCCTCCATGATGAACAGCAAGAGACGCAGTACTGGGAGCGTATCTTACGGCTCAACAAGCAGCCCGACCAGGCCCTGCTCAGCTTCCTGGGTGTTCGGGA AAAGTTCTGGCCCATGTGGATGTCTGTTCTAGGGGAGAAAAAACAG ATTGTATCCACCAGTAAAGACGTCACTTTTGGAGGCGCCGTTGAAACACTCCAACAAATCAG CACCACGTTCACTCCGTCAGACAAACTTCTGGTCCTCCAGAATACCTTTGAGGAATTGACCCAGGAaataaaacccacgcaagatGGCGATTTCCTTTGGTGCATGGACGACCTGCTTCCTCTCTTCCTCTACATTGTGTTGAGAGCGAG AATCAGGAACCTAGGAGCTGAAGTGAGTCTCATAGAAGACTTCATGGATCCTAACGTTCAGCATGGAGAGTTAGGACTGATGTTCACCACATTAAAG gcCTGTTATATGCAGATACAGTTGGAGTCAATGACATAG
- the LOC144204317 gene encoding ras-related protein M-Ras — protein sequence MATSAVPSDNLPTYKLVVVGDGGVGKSALTIQFFQKIFVPDYDPTIEDSYLKHTEIDGQWAILDVLDTAGQEEFSAMREQYMRTGDGFLIVFSVTDKASFEHVDRFHQLILRVKDRESFPMVLVANKVDLVHLRKITTDQGQEMAAKHNITYIETSAKDPPMNVDKAFHELVRVIRQQVPERNQKKKKMKWRAERSTASHRFRCVIL from the exons ATGGCGACCAGCGCGGTGCCAAGCGACAACCTGCCAACATACAagctggtggtggtgggagaCGGCGGCGTCGGCAAGAGCGCGCTCACCATTCAGTTTTTCCAGAAGATTTTTGTGCCCGACTACGATCCTACCATTGAGGACTCGTACCTCAAACACACCGAGATTGATGGACAATGGGCCATACTGGACG TGCTGGACACTGCCGGTCAGGAGGAGTTCAGCGCCATGAGGGAGCAGTACATGAGGACAGGGGACGGGTTCCTCATCGTCTTCTCAGTGACGGACAAGGCCAGCTTTGAACATGTCGACCGCTTTCATCAGTTGATACTGCGGGTCAAAGACAG GGAGTCATTTCCTATGGTGCTGGTGGCAAACAAAGTGGACTTAGTTCATTTGAGAAAGATCACCACCGACCAGGGCCAAGAAATGGCTGCAAAACATAAT ATAACATACATCGAAACCAGCGCCAAGGATCCTCCAATGAATGTAGACAAGGCCTTCCACGAGCTGGTCCGTGTTATAAG GCAACAAGTCCCCGAACGAaaccagaagaagaagaagatgaaatgGAGGGCGGAACGTTCCACAGCTTCTCACAGATTCCGCTGTGTCATATTGTGA